ATAGTGTTTTCCATAGCGGGAATATTTTTCGCTATCTTAGGTATAGGGATGGCTATCTATTCTAATCTAGAAACAGCTATTGGATTTGTATCGGTTTTGGCAGTACCAATTTATGCAATAGGGTTTATAGGTTATTGTAGAGTGCCAGATGAAAAAGTTGAACATCTAGCAGGGAATAATCTATTTTCCCCAGTGTATTGATACAATGAAAAAGGCATTTGGAAAAATAGAAAATTGATGATAGAATGGTCTCAGATACAAGATATGATTGTATATAAAGTATTCATGCGACATAGCGGAAAAATCGGGCCAATTTTCGAAGGATCTAGTCCAAATATTTATGGTGAATTGGAAGAAATTGGAACTATTAGAATAATTCTAAAGGATGGAAGACAAATAGAAATAAAAAATGTCTTGACCCCATTTACTGTAGTAGATTATATAAAAAAGGTTTACCTTAAAAAATAGAATTTTTACATTCTTTACGATTTTAATGCTCTGAAGGCTCTAGCTAAGTGTTTGCGCGATCGTATCAATGTAAATGCGAAGAATAACATAATAGCAAAATCGCTCCCTAGTGAATTACTCCGCCCTTACGGTACTCTCCAAATTATTACCTTAAAAACAAGTTAAGATAGATATAAAGTAATTCCATAATTTTAATCAATTAGATAAAAATACATCTTATTGAATCTTGCCTAGAAAAAGCAAAAAGAGAAAAAACTTGAAATTCATTTTATTAACCTTAAAGAACATAAGATGTATACTTAAACTCATAGAAGATAGAGGAAAACCTAGACTAATAATTGAAACAAATAATTCCTTATTCTATGTGATTGTCAGTAGACATTATAAAAATCTGATAAAAAAGAAAAATTAAAAAATTTTATTAGCTTATTGAGGAGTAAGTTAAGAATAGTTTGTCACATTTATAACGATAGTTATGTTTCCGTAGTAGCTTACGTCTGGGTAAAATATAGCAAAGTCCCATCTGGTGCATAAAGCTTCTCTGGTACCATATCTTTTTCAATCAATTCTAGTGTATCTGGGAATTCAATTGCTTCGGGAATTTCTTAACTCACATTTTTCTTTCTAATTTTGCTTCTTCTCGTCTTTAGTTGTTTTTTATATATTATTCTTTGCCCTTATGTAACTTAAACTAACTTTCTTCCCGCCTTAACCGGTACTTCTTAAATTCAATTCATAAAAAATATTGCTAAGGCTTTATTTTATGTTAATAAGTAAGGAATACAAATTAAAACTTAGGAAATAAATTGTGTCATCCTAGCATAGGGTTGTCGATTTAATTTTAAGGTGATGATTTTGTGAAATACCATGAAGACTTTCTATCCACACTTCTTGCAAGTTTTAATTTGTTCTGACATTCTTTAAATAACTTATTGGTCGGAATGAATCTCAATCAACTTTTTTGCATGTTTGAAATAGTCTTTTGCCTTTTCTTCATCAACAACATGTAACTCAACTGGTGCACCAAAAGGCAAATTATATTTATCCATAGCTATGTTTAAAACTTGCTTTTTTAATTCTCTTCTATCCTTATCAGATAATTGATAAGGGAAAATGATTAAAATATCTATATCACTTAGAACAGTAATTCTATCTTCAGCTATTCCACCAAAGACATAAACCTTTACATTTTTATCAATTTCCTTTGATGCTTTAGCTATAATTTCAGCATATTCTTTCCATCGTCTTAAATGCTCAAATTTATATTTAACCCAGCTTGACACGTTTACTTATCTCCTCTAATTTATTTATAATTTTTTCAGCAATTGAAATAGCATTTTCCGCCTGTGATTTATCATACTCCATCTCTCCATACCTACTTTCAATATAAGCATCTTCTAGCTCAGACAGTTCATTCCTATATTCCCTAGCAAGCTCTAGAATTTCATCCGATAAATCGGGATAGCTGTTTTCTTTTAATAGCTTAGCTAAATATGACAACAGTGTTCTTACTTCATGACTTTTGAATTCAGAAGCAAATAGTTCAAACAATACTGCCTTTAGATAAAGCTGGATTGCTTCCTCAGCATGAAACATAGCTAGATCATAGAAACCATCATTTATATCCTTCTTTGCGTCACTAAGAAACTGTAAAGCTCTTCTCTTAAGTCTTTGTACTTTTATACCACTCACATGTCTATCTAAAACCTAAATAAGCTATTAACTTAATTCTACGATAGGATATAAATACTACTTAATTTATTAAGCGTAAATTCTACTAATTACTTAAATAGCGTTAACATACATAAATATTATTAAATCGTTTCATAGTATGATCGTTAGGTATAAATTATTTCTATGACTTTTCCGCTGTTTAATATATCCATTTTAGTCTTGCCTTTATGTAGAGATTCAAATGCTTTGAATTTATACCTTCATGACGATATCAGAATCGTTTCTTCTTTTTTCCGGTTCTAATACATTTCTCGTTATATATGCCACCACATAGATAATAGCTCAATAACTTTCCTAGTTAACTTCCAAAATCATTTTACATTATTTTTTGTTCCTTTCTCAAATTCAACTAGTAATTTATCAGCTTTATAAACATTCTTTAGCACTTTTCTTTCTCCATTATTTAACGTGATTATTACGTTTGAAAACTTTAGTCCTTGATCAATCTTAATCTCTTTGATTTCTTTCCACAAAATTTTCTCTTTCCCATGAATTATTATCTTATCCTTCTTCGTAAATATAGTAGGTCTTATAACTAAGTAAATGTCATAGAAACCTAGTCCTATAGTGATTAAAAACAATAATGTAAAAACACTTATATTAAAAGGAGCAATAGCTAAAGATACTATAAATGTAATAAGAGGAGAAAATAAAAGTATTAGACTTCTTCTATCGAATAATCTCATTTCAAATAATTTTTCAATATCCAAGATAAAAGGATTAGTGAGAAGGAGAGCTCATTAAAATCTCTTTTTTTCTCACACTTTAATTCTCCTATTTCTGCATTAGAAATTACATTTTTCCAATGAGTTATTGTAGCCTTATCTGAGGACAAAATCAGACTATCCTTAATTAAGAGGGGATCAATCATAGGGATTATTGCATCACAGAAGAATATTGGAGTTGGGATCATTGTAGATCTACTTATTAGCTCTTGTAAGTATATCCATGCTAATTCATGAGAAATAATTTCAGCCTTATTTCTTTTGGGCTTAGATCTATTATTAGCTATTTCAATATATGCACAATAGGGCAAAAGGGTTTGAATATCAGGATAGAATACAATACCTCTATATATTAAATTAGTATCAATTAATATACCCCTATACTTTCTCATTAGCTCTCTTAGTTCGTATTCCCTGTCAAGAACTACTTTTATCGAATAAAATCCTAACTCCTTATCCAGTGTACCACTATTATCATTGAATAATTTTTTAACTAATTCTTCAGGTTCAACTTCTTTTCCATTAAAAGTTATTTTTCCCTTATCTAAAACTAGGAGACAATCTTCCTCTTCATTCTTTATTCTTATCTCATATTTTCTATCTATACAGAGAGTAATATCTTCTCCAACTCTATAATTATCCTTTTCTTTTACATTAAAGTCAAGTGAAAGCGAGGCAATTATTTTACTTAGCTCTCTGTTCTTTAGTAATGAATTTATTGAATCTTTTGCATAATCATAATTTATAATATCGTTAACATCTTCTTTTCCTTTAAACATTGGTACTAGAAATCTAGGTACATAAGGGTAAAATAGACCATACCACGGACCAAAGGGAAACATTACGTGATCTATAGGAATACTATTTTTTACTGCCTCGGTGGTAAGTTTTATTACATACACTACTGAAGTTGCTGATGGCACTATTAAATCAGAATCTTTAACCTCTTCTTCTAATGGCATTCTATAATTTATTTCCTTAATTTCAATCTTTGGTTGGGTTTTAAGAATTCGGAGAAAACTTATGATATCTTTTAAATAAGAAGTAGCAAACGGTGGATATAATAAAACTAACTTATCAACGTCGTAAGATTCTAACGTCCTCAGTATTGTAGTAACTGCTGTCTCAAATACCTTTATTGGTGCTCCTATTGGAATTACTGCCTTCATCAATGCTATTACTTAGTCTCTCTAAATAATTATTTAAATCATTTATAAAGCTTGGAAAAACAGAAAGAACTGTCAGCATAGTTCTGTAATCTACTTCGTCATGAGCTCCTTTATTTCCAATAACCCTAAAGGCATTAAACACTGAGGAATAGTTTGCTAATTTACCATAAAATTTCATTTTTTCTTCTATTTTCTCTAGTATATCTACGAAGTTATAAAGAACTCTTAACCCTTTTCCCTCACATAATTCACTATTACTTACGTCATTCCACCCCTTTTTACTTGCGATAGAGCATAAAATATCTCTATATTTTTCTGTTATCAAATCTTCTAATATCCTTCTAATAACGACGGC
The nucleotide sequence above comes from Sulfurisphaera javensis. Encoded proteins:
- a CDS encoding HEPN domain-containing protein; this translates as MSGIKVQRLKRRALQFLSDAKKDINDGFYDLAMFHAEEAIQLYLKAVLFELFASEFKSHEVRTLLSYLAKLLKENSYPDLSDEILELAREYRNELSELEDAYIESRYGEMEYDKSQAENAISIAEKIINKLEEISKRVKLG
- a CDS encoding nucleotidyltransferase domain-containing protein, with the protein product MSSWVKYKFEHLRRWKEYAEIIAKASKEIDKNVKVYVFGGIAEDRITVLSDIDILIIFPYQLSDKDRRELKKQVLNIAMDKYNLPFGAPVELHVVDEEKAKDYFKHAKKLIEIHSDQ